The Altererythrobacter sp. ZODW24 genome window below encodes:
- a CDS encoding HNH endonuclease codes for MPSVGSWIIYLEPKKVANSRGYFAAAKIEKIIPDPTKADMYLALIEPGSYIDFAKNVPFSSADGPIEKGLLNAAGALSGRAQAAVRPLSGPDFARIVEAGLPNDDDFLPRVDEASDENRVKDEQAPFEVDRPIIQTLVSRKKRDQLFRRAVLAAYDNQCAVTGWKLLNGGGRAEVQAAHIRPVEHNGPDSIQNGLALSGTAHWMFDRGLISLADDHEIVISRKVNDRQSVEAIVNNTGRALVPERLASKPHPAFLNWHREYHHIEV; via the coding sequence ATGCCTTCAGTCGGTAGTTGGATCATTTATTTAGAGCCAAAGAAAGTAGCGAATTCTCGAGGGTACTTCGCCGCTGCAAAGATTGAAAAGATCATTCCTGATCCGACAAAGGCCGATATGTATCTGGCACTAATTGAGCCCGGATCATATATCGACTTTGCGAAAAATGTGCCCTTCAGCAGCGCCGATGGTCCGATCGAAAAAGGACTGCTGAACGCGGCAGGTGCCCTCTCAGGACGGGCTCAAGCCGCAGTTCGGCCGTTGTCTGGGCCGGACTTCGCTCGTATTGTAGAGGCGGGCCTACCAAATGATGACGATTTTCTGCCGCGTGTAGATGAGGCCAGCGATGAGAACCGCGTCAAAGACGAGCAGGCGCCATTTGAGGTAGATCGACCTATTATCCAAACGCTCGTTTCGCGTAAAAAGCGTGATCAGCTGTTCAGGCGGGCCGTGTTGGCAGCTTATGACAATCAATGCGCTGTGACAGGATGGAAGCTATTGAACGGCGGGGGTCGCGCCGAAGTTCAGGCCGCTCACATAAGACCTGTTGAGCACAACGGGCCTGATAGCATTCAGAACGGGTTGGCGCTATCAGGTACAGCGCACTGGATGTTTGATCGCGGTCTAATCAGCCTTGCTGACGATCACGAAATTGTGATCTCAAGAAAGGTCAATGATCGACAGAGTGTCGAGGCGATTGTTAACAATACTGGCCGAGCATTGGTACCCGAGCGTCTAGCATCTAAGCCACACCCTGCGTTTTTAAATTGGCATCGCGAATATCATCACATTGAAGTTTAG
- a CDS encoding reverse transcriptase domain-containing protein produces the protein MKQTLAKKARKFKNLEDAWRVIQRNGRYSKSDEIRHDIEAFAENATSHLRSIQHRLSRDQFEFGKAKGVPIKKLDAQGRPTGKIRPIVISPLESRIVQRAVLNVLNDVPQLQGYIKTPYSFGGLRKDAKPQSPQDLNLSAVPAAISSILSEIGNGARWVACADISAFFTKISKASVLNIVKSGLNGDTEFFELTKKAVSVELSNLTEMRNFADDFPIEDMGVAQGNSLSPLLGNITLAAFDAEMNIGDCACIRYIDDFIILGPTAKAVNARLRKAASLLNALGMDLSPEKSSKKAQEVEKGFEFLGIEIAAGLIRPAAKSRSRFLSKVTSSLRESERAILGLKHGNRITKSLSVIQTLKRIDGIVDGWGKHYWFCNDGKTFRDLDISIRKYIESYLSTYHNIKQSLKEEQKHLPLGILELGQRSKHSFQFPSLQSNDGSIDGKVTA, from the coding sequence GTGAAACAAACTTTGGCGAAAAAAGCCCGGAAATTCAAAAACCTTGAAGATGCTTGGCGCGTCATTCAGCGAAATGGTCGCTATTCAAAATCTGATGAGATCAGACACGATATCGAGGCGTTTGCGGAGAACGCGACTTCACACCTGCGCTCAATCCAACATCGGCTTTCTCGAGACCAATTTGAGTTTGGCAAAGCTAAGGGTGTGCCGATCAAGAAATTAGATGCTCAAGGACGGCCAACAGGTAAAATTCGACCAATTGTGATTTCACCTCTGGAATCACGTATAGTTCAGCGGGCAGTTTTGAATGTACTTAATGATGTCCCTCAACTGCAAGGCTATATCAAGACCCCGTACAGTTTCGGCGGCCTTAGGAAAGATGCAAAGCCCCAGTCTCCGCAGGACCTAAATCTCTCGGCCGTGCCAGCCGCAATTAGTTCAATTTTAAGCGAGATAGGAAATGGTGCTCGATGGGTTGCATGCGCAGACATTTCCGCTTTTTTTACGAAGATATCCAAAGCTTCGGTCTTGAACATTGTTAAGTCCGGTTTGAACGGCGACACTGAATTTTTTGAGCTAACTAAAAAGGCAGTTTCAGTCGAGTTGTCAAACCTCACAGAAATGCGAAATTTTGCTGACGATTTCCCAATTGAAGATATGGGGGTCGCACAGGGGAACTCTCTTTCTCCACTCCTCGGCAATATCACACTTGCTGCATTTGATGCAGAAATGAACATCGGAGACTGCGCCTGTATCCGCTATATCGATGACTTCATAATTCTCGGTCCAACTGCAAAAGCAGTCAATGCAAGGCTGAGAAAGGCTGCTAGCTTACTCAACGCGTTGGGGATGGATTTGTCGCCTGAGAAATCGAGCAAGAAGGCGCAAGAAGTAGAAAAGGGTTTCGAGTTTCTTGGTATAGAAATCGCTGCGGGTCTTATTCGTCCTGCAGCGAAATCCAGATCAAGATTTCTGTCAAAGGTGACTTCGTCACTCAGGGAAAGTGAACGCGCAATACTTGGTCTAAAACACGGAAATAGAATAACAAAATCTCTCTCTGTGATCCAAACCTTAAAGAGGATTGATGGAATTGTGGACGGTTGGGGAAAACACTATTGGTTCTGCAATGATGGGAAGACTTTTAGAGATCTAGATATAAGCATCAGGAAATACATAGAAAGCTACCTTTCAACCTATCACAATATCAAGCAATCGCTTAAAGAAGAGCAAAAGCACCTTCCACTTGGTATTCTAGAGCTTGGTCAGAGATCGAAGCACTCATTCCAATTTCCGTCATTGCAATCAAACGATGGGTCGATTGACGGCAAAGTGACCGCTTAG
- the lepA gene encoding translation elongation factor 4, whose product MTDLALIRNFSIIAHIDHGKSTLADRLIQHTGGLTAREMSEQVLDNMDIERERGITIKAQTVRLDYTAKDGKTYQLNLMDTPGHVDFAYEVSRSLAACEGALLVVDAAQGVEAQTLANVYQSIEHDHEIVPVINKIDLPAAEPEMVRKEIEDIIGIDASEAVLTSAKSGIGIEETLEAIVAKIPPPKGDRDAPLKAMLVDSWYDPYLGVVILVRVLEGVLKKGQNVKFMQGGTQHLIDRVGCMRPKIEQLPELGPGEIGFITAQIKEVEQAKVGDTITTVKGGATEALEGYKEVQPVVFCGLFPVDAADFDKLRESIGKLRLNDASFSFEMESSAALGFGFRAGFLGLLHLEIIQERLTREYDLDLITTAPSVVYRIQLSKSRNDDAREIMLHNPSDYPDPSRIEQIDEPWIKAVIYTPDEHLGSILKLCQDRRGIQKDLTYVGGRAQVTYELPLNEVVFDFYDRLKSISRGYASFDYEQIGLREGDLVKMSILVNNEPVDALSMIVHRDVAESRGRGMCERLKDLIPRHLFKVPIQAAIGGKVIARETIAAMRKDVTAKCYGGDISRKKKLLDKQKKGKAKMREYGNVSIPQEAFIAALRMGEE is encoded by the coding sequence ATGACTGACCTTGCTCTTATTCGTAACTTTAGCATCATTGCCCATATCGACCATGGCAAGTCGACGCTGGCTGACCGCCTAATCCAACACACTGGCGGCCTGACCGCGCGCGAGATGTCGGAGCAAGTCCTTGATAACATGGACATCGAACGCGAACGCGGCATCACCATCAAGGCCCAGACCGTCCGCCTCGATTACACGGCCAAGGACGGCAAGACCTACCAGCTCAACCTCATGGACACACCGGGCCATGTCGACTTCGCTTACGAGGTCTCCCGCTCCCTCGCCGCATGCGAAGGCGCGCTGCTGGTCGTCGACGCGGCGCAAGGGGTAGAGGCGCAAACCCTCGCCAACGTCTACCAATCCATCGAGCATGACCACGAAATCGTCCCCGTCATCAACAAAATCGACCTCCCCGCGGCTGAACCTGAAATGGTCCGCAAGGAAATCGAAGACATCATCGGCATCGACGCTTCGGAGGCCGTCCTCACTTCCGCCAAATCGGGCATCGGGATCGAAGAAACGCTCGAAGCCATCGTCGCCAAAATCCCCCCGCCCAAGGGCGACCGCGACGCCCCGCTCAAGGCTATGCTGGTCGACAGCTGGTACGATCCCTACCTCGGCGTGGTCATCCTCGTCCGCGTGCTCGAAGGCGTGCTGAAGAAGGGCCAGAACGTCAAATTTATGCAAGGCGGCACGCAGCATCTGATCGACCGCGTCGGCTGCATGCGCCCCAAGATCGAGCAACTGCCCGAACTCGGCCCCGGCGAAATCGGCTTTATCACCGCGCAGATCAAGGAAGTCGAACAGGCCAAGGTCGGCGACACCATCACCACGGTGAAGGGCGGCGCGACGGAGGCTCTGGAAGGCTATAAGGAAGTCCAGCCCGTGGTGTTCTGCGGCCTGTTCCCCGTCGACGCGGCGGATTTCGACAAATTACGCGAAAGCATCGGCAAGCTGCGGCTCAACGACGCCAGCTTCAGCTTCGAGATGGAGAGCAGCGCCGCGCTGGGCTTCGGCTTCCGCGCCGGCTTCCTCGGCCTGCTGCATCTGGAGATCATTCAGGAACGGCTGACGCGCGAATATGACCTCGACCTCATCACCACCGCGCCATCGGTCGTCTACCGCATCCAGCTGAGCAAAAGCCGCAACGATGACGCGCGCGAGATCATGCTGCACAACCCGTCTGATTATCCTGATCCCAGCCGGATCGAACAGATCGACGAACCATGGATCAAGGCGGTGATCTACACCCCCGACGAACATCTCGGCAGCATATTGAAGCTGTGCCAGGATCGCCGCGGTATCCAGAAAGATCTGACTTACGTGGGCGGCCGCGCGCAAGTGACGTATGAACTGCCGCTCAACGAAGTGGTGTTCGACTTCTACGACCGCCTGAAATCGATCAGCCGCGGCTATGCCAGCTTCGATTACGAACAGATCGGCCTGCGCGAAGGCGATCTGGTGAAAATGAGCATTCTGGTGAATAACGAGCCGGTCGACGCGCTCAGCATGATCGTCCACCGCGACGTCGCCGAAAGCCGCGGCCGCGGCATGTGCGAACGGCTAAAAGACCTGATCCCGCGCCACCTATTCAAAGTGCCGATCCAGGCCGCCATCGGCGGCAAAGTCATCGCCCGCGAGACGATTGCGGCAATGCGCAAGGACGTGACGGCCAAATGCTACGGCGGCGACATCAGCCGCAAGAAGAAGCTTTTGGACAAGCAGAAGAAGGGCAAGGCCAAGATGCGGGAATATGGCAATGTGTCTATTCCGCAGGAGGCGTTTATTGCTGCGCTTCGGATGGGGGAGGAGTAG
- a CDS encoding EAL domain-containing protein, with translation MENRGFAVIRDCGVNRFNTEFWHRERMGGLAQESQPDLDGSAAHDGARPLVPAALTESTAEGAAKNLTDTKRPELQRRINAERRDAQKVQQKARYGLIPNDWYLMALVVLAPLASGMLVSFNFAPWPTIVTAIIAAAIAASSRKLVAWERAEERPKHLVAVAVSFTVFLPILLASFAQSYWLQYGTLDWRWGVGVLISFNAFTSTLLSRRLPILFMAILCAWAPVCVMDGSFEAMASLGAAAAVLVVVARHQLLLAKKAASRREEQRRHHNRFRSMLNEYEDAGLGWFWETDRRGLLSYVSPRVAKTLGRSQKELLGKPFLQIFNLGEDRQEGERTLTFHMSARSSFHELPVRAARIDEERWWSVSGRPMYDSFQNFVGFRGSGTDLTEKKRSQENASRLAHYDSLTGLANRFQMAQSLEKILAAPHETQRECAIFLLDLDRFKQVNDSMGHPAGDALLKQVAQRLEATVGKLGRVGRLGGDEFEILIPGREEPEKLANLAHEIIGSLSQPYSIDGQRVVIGASLGIARSPANGVTSEALIRNSDLALYAAKDGGRGRYHFYSNDLHSAAEERSELESDLRDAISQGGLELFYQPVVLTATEQIAGFEALLRWNHPKQGWISPARFVPIAEDAGLIGAIGEWALRTACHDLAKWPENVRCAVNVSALQFANPQLPAIVTSALAQNGIHPSRLELEITESVFLNDDEGTDAMFAALKGVGVRLALDDFGTGYSSLGYLKKAPFDKIKIDQSFVRGATEPGSRNGAIIASITSLAHALGMDTTAEGVETLDELDLVRMHGCSHIQGYIYEKALSADAAFERLESGLQALAKGPRSARASRQTMLRKIVLDHDGQFYNGTIRNISTTGALVEGLWNVPVGTIFTIALSETQTVTATTRWCTKDRMGIEFANPVKLSAAGKVLGGEVAQRSIRKAG, from the coding sequence ATGGAAAATCGCGGTTTTGCGGTAATTCGTGACTGCGGTGTTAACCGTTTCAACACAGAGTTCTGGCACCGCGAGCGGATGGGCGGGTTAGCACAAGAGAGTCAGCCAGATTTAGATGGCTCGGCAGCGCATGATGGCGCCCGCCCGCTTGTGCCAGCTGCGCTGACAGAAAGCACAGCGGAAGGGGCAGCCAAAAACCTGACCGATACAAAGCGGCCCGAACTACAACGCCGCATCAATGCGGAGCGCCGGGACGCGCAGAAAGTTCAACAGAAGGCACGTTACGGGCTTATCCCGAACGACTGGTATTTGATGGCTTTGGTGGTGCTGGCGCCGCTTGCCTCGGGGATGCTGGTATCCTTCAATTTCGCACCTTGGCCAACCATTGTTACCGCGATTATTGCGGCGGCGATCGCCGCCTCCAGCCGCAAATTAGTCGCTTGGGAACGTGCGGAAGAGCGGCCGAAGCACTTGGTCGCTGTCGCCGTCAGTTTCACAGTCTTCTTGCCGATTTTGCTAGCGAGCTTTGCCCAAAGCTATTGGCTGCAATACGGCACGCTCGATTGGCGTTGGGGCGTCGGAGTGCTGATTTCGTTCAACGCTTTCACCTCCACGTTGCTGAGCCGCAGATTGCCGATACTGTTCATGGCAATTCTCTGCGCTTGGGCGCCGGTCTGTGTGATGGACGGAAGCTTTGAAGCGATGGCCTCCCTTGGTGCGGCGGCCGCCGTGCTCGTTGTTGTCGCACGGCACCAGCTATTGCTCGCGAAGAAGGCCGCCTCTCGCAGAGAAGAACAGCGGCGGCATCACAACCGGTTCCGTTCCATGCTCAACGAGTATGAGGATGCAGGGCTTGGTTGGTTTTGGGAAACCGATCGCCGCGGGCTGTTGAGCTATGTCTCACCGCGGGTCGCCAAGACATTGGGGCGTTCGCAAAAGGAGCTGCTAGGCAAGCCGTTCTTACAGATATTCAACCTTGGCGAAGATCGTCAAGAGGGCGAGCGCACGCTGACATTTCACATGTCGGCGCGTTCATCATTTCATGAGCTGCCCGTCCGAGCTGCCCGTATCGATGAAGAGCGTTGGTGGTCGGTCAGCGGCCGTCCGATGTATGATAGCTTCCAGAACTTCGTTGGCTTTCGCGGATCAGGAACCGATCTTACCGAGAAAAAGCGCAGTCAGGAGAACGCCTCCCGTCTAGCGCATTACGACTCCCTAACCGGCCTAGCGAACCGTTTCCAGATGGCGCAGTCACTAGAGAAAATTCTCGCGGCACCACACGAAACGCAGCGGGAGTGTGCGATCTTCTTGCTCGACCTTGACCGGTTCAAACAGGTCAATGATTCCATGGGCCATCCAGCGGGTGATGCCTTGCTCAAACAAGTCGCGCAGCGGTTAGAGGCAACTGTTGGCAAGCTTGGCCGGGTAGGTCGCTTGGGCGGCGACGAGTTCGAGATTTTGATCCCAGGCCGGGAAGAGCCTGAAAAGCTCGCAAACCTCGCGCATGAAATAATCGGCAGCCTCTCGCAGCCATACTCCATTGACGGGCAGCGGGTCGTTATCGGCGCGTCACTCGGCATTGCGCGATCGCCAGCAAACGGCGTTACCAGCGAAGCCCTGATCCGTAATTCGGATCTTGCACTATATGCTGCGAAGGATGGTGGGCGCGGGCGTTATCATTTCTATTCAAACGATCTCCACTCGGCGGCCGAAGAACGCAGTGAGCTTGAAAGCGATTTGCGCGACGCGATTTCACAAGGCGGCCTCGAGCTATTCTATCAGCCGGTAGTTCTTACGGCGACTGAGCAGATTGCGGGGTTCGAAGCCCTGTTGCGTTGGAACCATCCAAAGCAGGGCTGGATTTCTCCAGCAAGATTCGTTCCTATTGCCGAGGATGCCGGACTCATCGGTGCGATTGGCGAATGGGCCTTGCGCACCGCGTGCCATGACTTGGCCAAATGGCCTGAAAACGTGCGCTGCGCAGTCAATGTTTCTGCACTGCAATTTGCCAACCCACAGCTGCCTGCCATTGTGACAAGCGCTTTGGCCCAGAACGGCATTCACCCGTCGCGGCTGGAGCTTGAGATCACAGAAAGTGTCTTCCTCAACGATGATGAAGGCACTGACGCCATGTTTGCTGCGCTAAAGGGCGTTGGTGTACGTCTAGCGCTGGATGATTTCGGGACCGGTTACTCTTCACTTGGCTATTTGAAGAAAGCGCCGTTCGATAAGATTAAGATCGATCAGAGCTTTGTGCGAGGCGCGACAGAGCCTGGCAGCCGCAATGGCGCGATTATCGCGTCGATCACTAGCCTTGCGCATGCGCTAGGTATGGACACCACTGCAGAGGGCGTGGAAACGCTTGATGAGTTGGACCTAGTTCGCATGCACGGATGCAGCCACATCCAAGGCTATATTTACGAGAAAGCCCTGAGCGCGGACGCAGCCTTTGAGCGCCTTGAATCGGGGCTTCAAGCTTTGGCCAAGGGACCGCGTTCAGCACGCGCTTCTAGGCAGACTATGCTCCGCAAAATCGTGCTCGATCATGACGGGCAGTTCTACAACGGGACTATCCGCAATATCTCTACGACCGGAGCGCTGGTGGAGGGGCTGTGGAACGTACCAGTCGGTACAATCTTCACCATCGCACTGAGTGAAACGCAAACGGTCACCGCCACCACGCGTTGGTGCACGAAGGACCGCATGGGCATCGAATTCGCCAACCCCGTAAAGCTAAGTGCCGCCGGCAAGGTATTGGGCGGTGAAGTGGCACAGAGGTCAATCCGTAAAGCAGGCTGA
- a CDS encoding alpha/beta fold hydrolase: protein MADRTTLENEAAQSTTALGPMIGLAREDFVGAIALLLRETASDPARSLKHARSVGEDMVKIMTGKSELAPDPKDKRFKDPAWQYNPFFRAGAQYFLAVQKGMSNWLEDLELDELERDRANFISNIIIDSLAPTNSLMGNPTAQKRLIDSGGLSLVKGLKNAYNDMVYNKGMVSQVDKRPFKLGENVAISKGSVVLRTEMMELVHYAPTTDEVHEVPQLTIPPQINKMYINDLTPDKSVVKYQLDNGIQTFVISWRNPSKDQGHWDMADYIASCREAMEAVAAITKSKKVNVSAGCSGGQTAAMLASKLSADGDDLLGSLTLMVCVLHPKQNDIEAGSLVSENGMELARGRAAKKGVIEGDSLARGFAWLRPNDLIWNYVINNYLLGEDPPAFDVLFWNADATNLSASLMGDFLTIFETLAFTKKGEVEMVDHKVDLSKVKSDLFILGGVTDHITPWKATYRSTQLFGSKDVTYVLSQAGHMQAILNPPGNPKAKYYVQKKSGKLPATADEWLQGTEETPGSWWPFWMEWVQDRSGKLKAAPKKQGNTKFKPLDPAPGLYVLEEH, encoded by the coding sequence ATGGCAGATCGTACGACGTTAGAAAACGAAGCGGCACAATCCACTACCGCGCTCGGACCGATGATCGGCTTGGCACGTGAAGATTTCGTTGGCGCAATTGCCCTGCTCTTGCGCGAGACCGCGTCTGATCCTGCTCGCAGCCTAAAACACGCTCGCTCGGTTGGCGAAGACATGGTCAAGATCATGACCGGCAAGTCAGAGCTGGCCCCCGATCCCAAAGACAAACGGTTCAAAGACCCTGCTTGGCAGTACAATCCTTTCTTCCGCGCAGGCGCTCAATATTTCCTTGCTGTTCAAAAGGGTATGAGTAACTGGCTAGAAGATCTCGAACTCGATGAGCTTGAGCGAGATCGTGCAAACTTCATTTCCAACATCATCATCGACAGCCTTGCCCCGACCAACAGTCTGATGGGTAACCCGACTGCGCAGAAGCGCCTGATCGACAGCGGCGGCCTCAGCCTCGTTAAGGGGCTCAAGAACGCCTATAACGACATGGTCTATAATAAGGGCATGGTCAGTCAGGTCGACAAACGCCCGTTCAAACTAGGGGAAAATGTCGCAATTTCGAAGGGCTCCGTCGTCTTGCGCACCGAAATGATGGAGCTGGTTCATTACGCGCCCACTACGGATGAGGTGCACGAGGTCCCGCAGCTCACCATTCCGCCTCAAATCAACAAGATGTATATCAACGATCTGACGCCGGATAAGTCAGTGGTGAAGTATCAGCTCGACAATGGCATCCAGACATTCGTGATCAGCTGGCGCAATCCGTCGAAGGATCAGGGCCATTGGGACATGGCGGATTATATCGCATCTTGCCGTGAGGCGATGGAAGCAGTCGCGGCGATCACCAAATCGAAGAAGGTCAATGTTTCAGCGGGCTGCTCCGGCGGTCAAACAGCTGCAATGCTGGCCAGTAAGCTATCAGCAGATGGCGACGACCTGCTTGGTTCACTTACGCTCATGGTTTGTGTCTTGCACCCCAAACAGAACGATATCGAGGCTGGCTCACTGGTTAGTGAGAACGGCATGGAGCTTGCCCGCGGGCGCGCAGCGAAAAAGGGCGTGATCGAGGGGGACTCCCTTGCACGCGGATTTGCTTGGCTGAGACCAAATGACCTCATTTGGAACTACGTCATCAACAATTATCTGCTTGGCGAAGATCCACCCGCATTTGATGTGTTGTTCTGGAATGCAGATGCAACCAACCTGTCAGCCAGCCTGATGGGCGACTTCTTGACGATCTTCGAAACGCTCGCCTTCACCAAGAAGGGCGAGGTTGAGATGGTAGATCACAAGGTCGATCTTTCGAAAGTGAAGAGCGACCTGTTCATCCTCGGCGGCGTGACCGACCATATCACTCCGTGGAAAGCGACGTATCGCTCGACGCAGCTATTTGGGTCGAAGGATGTAACCTATGTGCTCAGCCAAGCAGGGCATATGCAGGCGATCCTCAATCCTCCGGGCAATCCGAAGGCGAAATATTACGTTCAAAAGAAGAGCGGCAAGCTTCCTGCAACGGCGGATGAGTGGCTACAAGGCACGGAAGAAACACCGGGCAGCTGGTGGCCGTTCTGGATGGAATGGGTTCAAGATCGCTCAGGCAAACTGAAGGCCGCCCCCAAGAAGCAGGGCAATACGAAATTCAAGCCGCTAGATCCGGCACCGGGCCTCTATGTTCTCGAAGAACACTAA
- a CDS encoding alpha/beta hydrolase: MSDPMSTAEVTMENVGGRTLRVARWRMDMKSDHPPILFFNGIGANIEAVAPMAEAFDDRAFIMFDMPGIGGSPSPVIPYNIVTMAWTSAQLLDRFDIDTVDVMGISWGGGMAQHFAIQHPGRTRRLVLIATSAGMLMMPGNPKALTKMANPRRYVDPEFMMKNFETLYGEGLGKGPGKKGHMSRLTPPTPRGYMYQLLAMLGWTSAPALPFMKKETLVLMGDDDQIVPLANGKFLNSLIPNSELVVIEGGGHLFVLSHKAESLGKMREFLDVPDAAELSEAA; the protein is encoded by the coding sequence TTGAGTGATCCGATGAGCACTGCCGAAGTTACGATGGAAAATGTCGGCGGCCGGACCCTGCGTGTTGCGCGCTGGCGTATGGATATGAAGAGCGATCATCCGCCGATCCTGTTCTTCAACGGCATTGGCGCGAACATCGAAGCCGTCGCACCGATGGCCGAGGCATTCGACGACCGCGCTTTCATCATGTTCGACATGCCCGGCATCGGCGGATCACCTTCGCCAGTTATCCCTTACAACATCGTCACAATGGCTTGGACTTCTGCGCAATTGCTCGACAGATTCGATATCGATACCGTCGATGTGATGGGCATAAGCTGGGGTGGCGGCATGGCGCAGCATTTCGCGATCCAGCATCCCGGCCGCACCCGCCGGTTAGTGCTTATCGCAACGAGCGCAGGCATGCTGATGATGCCGGGCAATCCCAAGGCTTTGACCAAAATGGCTAACCCGCGCCGCTATGTTGATCCAGAATTTATGATGAAGAACTTCGAGACACTTTACGGCGAAGGTCTCGGCAAGGGTCCGGGCAAGAAGGGCCACATGTCGCGCCTCACCCCGCCAACGCCGCGCGGATATATGTATCAGCTTCTGGCGATGCTCGGCTGGACCAGCGCTCCCGCCCTGCCCTTCATGAAGAAGGAAACGCTCGTTCTGATGGGTGACGATGACCAGATCGTTCCACTCGCTAACGGCAAGTTCCTCAACTCGCTCATACCCAATAGTGAGCTCGTGGTTATCGAAGGCGGCGGGCATCTTTTCGTGCTCAGTCACAAAGCGGAATCACTTGGCAAGATGCGTGAATTCCTCGACGTGCCAGATGCAGCGGAACTTTCCGAAGCGGCCTGA
- a CDS encoding FAD-dependent oxidoreductase yields the protein MRHIAIIGSGPAGYYTAEAAAKHWGDDVRVDIFDTLPVPYGLIRTGVAPDHQSIKGVSRRYEKTALTDNVRFVGNVTVGKDITIPELQELYDAVVLATGAPNDRELGMEDENLANVFGSAAFVGWYNGHPQFADLDPDLSGKHAVVIGMGNVALDVARILSKTETEFAGSDIVGHALDLLRSSKLEKITILGRRGPHQVAMTPKELGELLHLERATPRVDTEDLPDEAEDAILEPGTRKSVTHLRSFAAIPESVHADAKIEIYFDLYASPTVMHGDGKVASVEVERTTVEKGRAVGTGEMYSVPADLVVSCIGYRTSPIPDVPFDQRAGRFANDEGRILTGLYCVGWARRGPTGTIGTNRPDGYGMVEKIAEDDDAGLLGSGRKAGREGFDALAASRKLDVVTFSDWKKIEEAEAAAARDGAPREKFVDIEAMIAARGS from the coding sequence ATGCGGCACATCGCGATCATTGGTTCCGGTCCGGCCGGATATTACACGGCAGAGGCCGCAGCCAAGCATTGGGGCGATGATGTTCGCGTCGATATTTTCGATACATTGCCAGTACCTTACGGCCTGATACGGACAGGTGTTGCGCCGGATCATCAGTCGATCAAGGGCGTGTCACGGCGATACGAAAAGACCGCGCTGACGGACAATGTTCGCTTCGTTGGTAACGTTACTGTTGGCAAGGACATCACGATTCCCGAGCTACAGGAATTGTATGATGCTGTTGTGCTCGCAACCGGCGCGCCCAATGACCGCGAACTGGGCATGGAGGACGAGAACCTCGCTAATGTGTTCGGCAGCGCTGCATTCGTCGGTTGGTACAATGGCCACCCGCAATTTGCCGACCTCGATCCTGACCTCTCGGGGAAGCACGCAGTCGTTATCGGCATGGGCAATGTCGCGCTCGACGTCGCGCGCATCCTTTCCAAGACCGAAACCGAATTTGCCGGCAGTGACATCGTCGGCCACGCGCTCGATCTGCTGCGCAGCTCCAAGCTGGAAAAGATCACGATCTTAGGCCGCCGAGGTCCGCATCAGGTTGCGATGACACCTAAGGAGCTTGGTGAATTGCTCCATCTGGAGCGCGCTACTCCGCGCGTCGATACAGAAGATTTGCCCGATGAGGCGGAAGACGCGATCTTGGAACCCGGGACCCGCAAATCGGTCACACATCTCCGCAGCTTTGCCGCCATTCCCGAAAGCGTCCACGCCGACGCGAAGATCGAGATATACTTCGATCTCTACGCCAGCCCGACTGTAATGCACGGTGATGGCAAGGTTGCGTCGGTGGAGGTCGAGCGCACGACGGTGGAAAAGGGCCGCGCCGTCGGCACTGGCGAGATGTATTCCGTTCCCGCAGACCTCGTCGTGAGCTGCATTGGCTACCGCACCTCGCCGATCCCCGATGTGCCTTTCGATCAGCGCGCTGGCCGCTTCGCCAATGACGAGGGGCGCATTCTAACGGGGCTCTACTGCGTTGGATGGGCACGGCGCGGGCCAACGGGCACGATCGGCACGAATAGGCCCGACGGTTATGGTATGGTAGAAAAAATCGCTGAGGACGACGACGCCGGCTTGCTCGGTTCAGGCCGCAAAGCTGGCCGCGAAGGCTTTGACGCTTTGGCCGCCTCGCGCAAACTGGACGTGGTGACCTTCAGCGACTGGAAAAAGATCGAAGAAGCCGAAGCCGCCGCCGCAAGAGACGGCGCACCGCGCGAGAAGTTCGTCGATATCGAAGCAATGATCGCTGCGCGCGGAAGCTAG